In Vicugna pacos chromosome 10, VicPac4, whole genome shotgun sequence, the following proteins share a genomic window:
- the LOC140698965 gene encoding olfactory receptor 52A1-like encodes MASINISHLNPRIVILIGIPGLEHVQFWIGFPFFAVCLVALWGNIILLIIIPTERSLHQPMYIFLAVLAATDIGLCAAIAPKMLAIFWFRSYSMAFNTCLAQLFFIHALQCMESGILLAMAFDRYIAICDPLRHTSILTPSVLGRMIVIVAIRATVMVGLLPILIKRLHLFHSTVIAHSYCEHMAVVKLAAEDIQVNKTCGLFVGFTILGFDMIFILISYILIFQAVFHLRQKEARLKAFNTCTAHIFVFLEFYILAFFSFFSHRFGHVVPSTHILLSTIYLLVPPALNPIVYGIKNKVIRKRVTQIFLLNHGSQQ; translated from the coding sequence ATGGCATCCATTAACATATCACATTTGAACCCCAGAATCGTAATCTTGATTGGAATTCCTGGACTAGAACATGtgcagttttggattgggtttccTTTCTTTGCTGTGTGCCTAGTGGCTCTTTGGGGAAATATCATTTTACTAATCATCATCCCTACAGAACGCAGCCTGCACCAGCCCATGTACATCTTCTTGGCTGTGCTGGCAGCCACCGACATAGGACTCTGTGCAGCCATTGCTCCCAAGATGTTGGCTATCTTCTGGTTCAGATCTTATTCTatggcctttaacacttgcctaGCCCAGCTATTCTTCATTCATGCCTTGCAGTGCATGGAGTCTGGCATTCTATTGGCCATGGCCTTTGACCGCTACATTGCCATCTGTGATCCTCTGAGGCACACATCCATCCTCACACCTTCAGTCTTGGGTCGCATGATAGTGATAGTGGCAATACGAGCTACAGTGATGGTTGGTCTGTTACCCATTCTGATCAAAAGACTGCACCTTTTCCATTCCACTGTAATTGCCCACTCTTACTGTGAGCACATGGCTGTGGTCAAGCTGGCTGCAGAAGATATCCAAGTCAATAAAACATGTGGTCTTTTTGTGGGTTTTACAATTCTGGGATTTGACATGATTTTTATCCTCATTTCCTATATCCTTATTTTCCAGGCTGTTTTTCACCTACGTCAAAAGGAGGCACGGCTCAAAGCATTCAATACCTGTACAGctcacatttttgttttccttgagttttatatccttgccttcttctccttcttcagcCATCGGTTTGGACATGTTGTCCCCTCTACCCACATACTTCTGTCTACCATCTACCTCCTTGTGCCACCGGCACTCAACCCTATTGTCTATGGTATAAAAAATAAGGTAATTCGTAAACGTGTGACACAAATTTTTCTTCTGAATCATGGATCCCAGCAGTGA